In Amyelois transitella isolate CPQ chromosome 28, ilAmyTran1.1, whole genome shotgun sequence, the following are encoded in one genomic region:
- the LOC106133675 gene encoding uncharacterized transmembrane protein DDB_G0289901 has translation MVSAKILVLVALVAAAAATPTFHGVGLVGSILKAVGHPWWPQWKHTAAPGTRHVYTKGERPLEPLGYLAKGVTDLAGNAVDILTDLSRLQIPATFDDAMNAVISVGRVVAGIVNAVIPGLGSLLGNIILALARILICVLGSPGLTGTLFNDRRGGLGNSRAIPAVCQKNYGHKYGCQAYNGGYDSPKDVIDYYDLGNCRSKVNDLVNQATGGKGVSGLSNSDRVIVELVLEISALFSRANKNDWSQKDIEKISVAVTIMIGVIGNGYSEGYGPDLIECIIDYVGPAFKTKGLDLSCHERDIKKKIEKCGIYNFCGALRGCGEGNGGSGGNSGGSGGNSGGSGGSSGGSGGSSGGSGGNSGGSGGSSGGSGGSSGGSGGSSGGSGGSSGGSGGSSGGSGGSSGGSGGSSGGSGGNSGGSGGSSGGSGGSSGGSGGSSGGSGGSSGGSGGSSGGSGGSSGGSGGGSGGSSGGSGGSSGGSGGSSGGSGGSSGGSSGGSSGGGSGGSSGHHGGGSSGGSSGGSSGGSSGGSSGGSSGGGSGGSSGHHGGGSSGGSSGGSSGGSSGGSSGGSSGGGSGGSSGGGSGGSSGHHGGGHHGGGSSGGSSGGSSGGSSGGSSGGSSGGGSGGGSEGCGEGNSGGNSGGSSGGSSGGSSGGSSGGGSGGSSGHHGGGSSGGSSGGSSGGSSGGSSGGSSGGSSSGSSGGSSGGSSSGSSGGSSGGSSSGSSGGSSSGSSGGSSGGSSSGSSGGSSGGSSSGSSGGSSSGSSSGSSGGSSGGSSSGSSGGSSSGSSSGSSGGSSGGSSSGSSGGSSSGSSGGSSGGSSSGSFGGSSGGSSSGSSGGSSSGSSGGSSGGSSGGSSSGSSEGSSSGSSGGSSGGSSGGSSSGSSGGSSGGSSGGSSSGSSGSSSGSSSGGSSGSSSGSSSGSSSGGSSGGSSSGSSGGSSGGSSGGSSGGSSSGSSGGSSGSSSGGSSGGSSGGSSGGSSGGSSGSSSGGSSGGSSGGSSGGSSGSSSGGSSSGSSSNSNSQSGSSSGSNSSGSSSNSSSNSSANSSSNSNNSGSKSSSNSSSESKSNSNSDNSSEECD, from the exons aaATTCCTGCTACTTTCGATGACGCCATGAATGCTGTTATAAGcg ttgGCAGAGTTGTAGCAGGCATCGTTAACGCCGTCATACCGGGGC TTGGATCTCTCCTCGGCAAca taatCCTTGCGTTGGCCAGAATCCTGATCTGCGTGTTGGGATCCCCTGGACTCACCGGGACATTGTTTAACGATCGTCGTGggg GTCTTGGAAACTCAAGAGCTATTCCAGCTGTTTGCCAGAAGAATTATGGACACAAATATGGCTGCCAGGCTTACAATGGTGGATATGa CTCACCTAAAGATGTCATCGACTATTATGACCTTGGTAACTGCAGATCCAAGGTCAATGATTTGGTCAACCAGGCCACTGGTGGCAAAGGAGTTAGCGGATTATCAA ATTCCGACCGGGTCATCGTTGAACTGGTACTTGAAATCAGCGCATTATTCTCGC gtGCCAACAAGAACGACTGGTCGCAAAAGGATATAGAGAAGATCAGTGTTGccg ttACCATCATGATTGGTGTCATCGGTAATGGCTACAGTGAAGGAT ATGGACCTGATCTCATCGAAT gCATCATCGATTACGTGGGTCCTGCCTTCAAGACAAAAGGATTAG ATCTGAGTTGCCACGAGCGTgacattaagaaaaaaattgagaaatgTGGAATTTACAACTTCTGCGGTGCTTTAAGAGGCTGTGGGGAGGGCAACGGTGGGTCTGGTGGTAACTCTGGAGGGTCTGGTGGCAACTCTGGAGGATCTGGTGGTAGCTCTGGAGGATCTGGAGGAAGCTCTGGAGGATCTGGTGGTAACTCTGGAGGATCTGGAGGAAGCTCCGGAGGATCTGGAGGTAGCTCTGGAGGATCTGGAGGAAGCTCCGGAGGATCTGGAGGAAGCTCGGGAGGATCTGGAGGTAGCTCTGGAGGATCTGGAGGAAGCTCCGGAGGATCTGGAGGAAGCTCTGGAGGATCTGGTGGTAACTCTGGAGGATCTGGAGGAAGCTCCGGAGGATCTGGAGGTAGCTCTGGAGGATCTGGAGGAAGCTCCGGAGGATCTGGAGGAAGCTCCGGAGGATCTGGAGGTAGCTCTGGAGGATCTGGAGGTAGCTCTGGAGGATCTGGAGGTGGCTCTGGAGGTAGCTCTGGAGGGTCTGGTGGAAGCTCAGGGGGATCTGGAGGTAGCTCTGGAGGGTCTGGCGGAAGCTCTGGAGGCAGCTCCGGTGGCAGTTCTGGAGGTGGCTCTGGAGGAAGTTCAGGACATCACGGAGGCGGAAGCTCAGGGGGCAGCTCCGGAGGTAGTTCCGGTGGAAGCTCTGGTGGAAGCTCGGGAGGAAGTTCTGGAGGTGGCTCTGGAGGAAGTTCAGGACATCACGGAGGCGGAAGCTCGGGGGGCAGCTCCGGAGGTAGTTCCGGTGGAAGCTCTGGTGGAAGCTCGGGAGGAAGTTCTGGAGGTGGCTCTGGAGGAAGTTCTGGAGGTGGCTCTGGAGGAAGTTCAGGACATCACGGAGGCGGACACCATGGTGGCGGAAGCTCGGGAGGCAGTTCCGGAGGTAGTTCCGGTGGTAGCTCTGGTGGTAGCTCGGGAGGAAGTTCTGGAGGTGGCTCCGGTGGAGGGTCTGAAGGTTGTGGTGAAGGTAACTCCGGAGGAAACTCTGGAGGTAGTTCCGGTGGTAGCTCTGGTGGTAGCTCGGGAGGAAGTTCTGGAGGTGGCTCTGGAGGAAGTTCAGGACATCACGGAGGCGGAAGCTCGGGGGGCAGCTCCGGAGGTAGTTCCGGTGGTAGCTCTGGAGGTAGTTCCGGTGGTAGCTCCGGAGGAAGTTCCAGTGGTAGCTCCGGTGGTAGTTCCGGTGGTAGTTCCAGTGGTAGCTCTGGAGGTAGTTCCGGTGGTAGCTCTAGCGGAAGCTCCGGAGGAAGTTCCAGTGGTAGCTCCGGTGGTAGTTCCGGAGGTAGTTCCAGTGGTAGCTCTGGAGGTAGTTCCGGTGGTAGCTCTAGCGGAAGCTCCGGAGGAAGTTCCAGTGGTAGTTCCAGTGGTAGCTCCGGAGGTAGTTCCGGTGGTAGCTCTAGCGGAAGCTCCGGAGGAAGTTCCAGTGGTAGTTCCAGTGGTAGCTCTGGAGGTAGTTCCGGTGGTAGCTCTAGCGGAAGCTCCGGAGGAAGTTCCAGTGGTAGCTCCGGTGGTAGTTCCGGAGGTAGTTCCAGTGGTAGCTTTGGAGGTAGTTCCGGTGGTAGCTCTAGCGGAAGCTCCGGAGGAAGTTCCAGTGGTAGCTCCGGTGGTAGCTCTGGAGGCAGTTCCGGTGGTAGCTCTAGCGGAAGCTCCGAAGGAAGTTCCAGTGGTAGCTCCGGTGGTAGTTCCGGTGGTAGCTCTGGTGGTAGTTCCAGTGGTAGCTCTGGTGGTAGTTCCGGTGGTAGCTCCGGTGGTAGCTCCAGTGGTAGCTCCGGTAGTAGCTCCGGTAGTAGCTCCGGTGGTAGCTCCGGTAGTAGCTCCGGTAGTAGCTCCGGTAGTAGCTCCGGTGGTAGCTCTGGTGGTAGTTCCAGTGGTAGCTCTGGAGGTAGTTCCGGTGGTAGCTCTGGAGGTAGTTCCGGTGGTAGCTCCAGTGGTAGCTCCGGTGGTAGCTCCGGTAGTAGCTCCGGTGGTAGCTCCGGTGGTAGCTCCGGTGGAAGCTCTGGAGGTAGTTCCGGTGGTAGCTCCGGTAGTAGCTCCGGTGGTAGCTCTGGAGGTAGTTCCGGTGGTAGCTCTGGAGGTAGCTCCGGTAGTAGCTCCGGTGGTAGCTCCAGTGGAAGCTCTAGTAACTCAAATAGTCAGTCTGGTAGTTCAAGCGGCTCTAATAGTTCTGGCAGCTCGTCTAACAGCTCTTCTAACAGTTCTGCAAATAGCTCATCAAATTCTAACAATTCCGGCTCTAAGAGCAGTTCAAATAGCTCCTCTGAATCAAAATCGAATTCAAACTCTGACAACTCAAGTGAAGAATGCGATTAG